The nucleotide window cctacgattcttgggaactctcacgagtgaactcaggagcttgcagggatggcgatacgtaacgcctgcaagtgctctgataggtaccacccaagggcttgcagggacagcgatacataacgcctgcaggtgctttggtaagtacccttaaatgctagcattgatcggaaaattgtgtcatggcctaagttgtgtatgaattagcaacactgtgttcttaaattatttgactaaattgtgttgttatgcgatttgataatttgtgaaatggagtttaaattcttattgacattcactgtcttctgaatttaactatgttttgattactgagatttattgtgatattgtgttaaattccttatgacattcattgtcttgaatttaactatggttttaagtatccactatttgaatgatttatgaattatgatttaaagttgtatttggttaatgttgtgcaccactgagacattgtctcagcgatagctttttattgctgtcgcaggtagacagacagacagggcagcagactaggctgctagtatctccagtgagagactaccgggtataatgagtataccaatattttatattttgtaatgtaatgtatgttcactgtatgtacatattattgttggttttgagcagttgtaaataaaaattgtacattgaagttgtaaaataattatgagttattttggcttgtaaaaattgtattatattccttttatctcagtctttgaaaaatcactgtggatttgagttgagaaatgtgttgtgttgagaaatatgttggagttgagatttggaaatctattaaagtgctttttacaggttttctgaagaactgttttatccaaaatatagatggcactctgccaaaatttttacagaaactccaaataattcaaatgtgttagttctatcacttcagttcaaaaatgtttttaacacttgtaaatagtgctcaccactgtaaaagaagtaagaaaagtttttaaaattccttgtagtgtatttaatggattatcagtagacggagttggtaattcattaggtatactacgggatcatgttatgccttacagagggttaggGTGTGACAGTGTAATGGTTTGAAATATGTTTAAATAATGAGATGCAGGAATATATGCATATTTCTCAAgttttaggcttgctatgggTTTCGGTAGCCTTAAACTGACCCGTTCTCTAGCACCGATAATGGCCCCTGATTTGGGTCGTTACACGTTGTATCATCTATTCAAAGGTCATGGGAAATTAAGGTGGGGTATTTTCTGCTATAGTGGCACTAGTGATGGTAGCATTGCTAGTAAGAGGGTCAATGGGTAACGACGGTGGTTCAATGGGTGGTGGCAAGTTTGAGGTCACGATGGTGTTGGTGAAAGAGAAAATCAACAATTACAAAATTTGTTTTTATGATAGAAGATTATTAAGGTAATCTTTCTCACACATGATGCCAATGATGCTGTTCTCCTCTTTTATGAGTATTGGATCTACAAATAAAGAGAGCACCAAGTAAGTTAAATAATTATCGCTCCAATGCTTAAGTCAATAATGGGAACTAGACTGTGAATGGACAAGTAAAACTAGTTATCTAGCATACCTGATGACCCTTATATAAGCTTTGATCTAGATAACTACTAGGATTAGGAGTTAGTGGTTGAGTAAGACTAAGAGTCCATCTTGTCTAAGAGTCCGGATGTGAACGAATCCTTAGTTTCAGTGGATATCTCAACCTCCTTATCTTGTAAAGTGATCTGAGTATCTCGCTTATAGTTGGGCTAATAACCCCTTATCCAAGAGTCTTAGTATCCTATGGTTACTTGATTTGGGTGGCCAAGTATCTCATGGTTACTCATTACTCGATATCATTTTGGTGATTGTAACATCAAGTAGTACTATAGATATTGAAACTAAGACAACACAGAATTGTCTTAAAATGATTCCGCAAGAATGAAAGAAAACTTGCCTCTAATACCATATAAACTTGACAAACAGAATTGTCTTAAAATGATTCCGCAAGAATGAAAGAAAACTTGGCTCTAATACCATGTAAATTTAATAACTGTTGATACTAATATTTGATAATAGAGCTGTCAAAATATCTCTGACTCCTCATGTATGCAATGACCCTATTTATATACAATGACTTGTAgagctaaaattaaaaaatactatACAAAGTAACTAATCTAGGAGAATTTCATAAATTGGGTATCATAATTATAGAAATCATATATTTTTGATATGCACCATAATTATAGTTTAAGACATTGCATAATCATAGGCTAAGGCACTGCTTTGCAATTGTGATCCCAAAGCAATTCATGAGCTACTTAGCTTGTCAATTTGACTAGCAAATCTTGTGATGAATCTTTGCTCATTTTATAGCAATATTGAAGGTCTATTAGCTAGTTTTGAAGATGATgccccatttaaaaaaaaaaaaaaaaaaaaaggggggatcAGTATGAAGTGATGCCCATGACCCAGTTAATATTTACATAAAAACAATACCCTCTCCAACCATATTATACTGATCAACCACTATAGAAACAACCCCATTAACTGCTTTGTCACTCTCCACAACCACCACATTATTTGACACATTTGTCACTGCTGCATGTACTGGCAGCAACCCCTTTTCACTACTGTAAAATGAGAACTGAAAATGATTAATCATGTCTGGAAATATCAGCAAAGATGAAAAATCAGCTGCCCATCTTGTTCCATTTCCAGCCACTGTTTGTCTCCCTGTAGTTGATTTCAAGCTCATACCATTCACATTGTTCTTGTCAATCACCACCTGATCAACGCTAGTAAAAATCCCATCTAATCTTACTATAGGAACCATATTTTTTGGGTTCCCATTAAACATATTATTGACTATATTAACCCCAGAAATTTTGCCTTTTATAGCTTTCAAAACAACATTGCCATCTCCCAAGAAGAGCCCATCAGTGACATGAACCTGAACTGGATCTTCGATGACTACAGAATTGTAATCCAGGTAACAGTTATCTATCCTGGTGAGTGAAGCAAATTGCTTCACCAGAACTCCAATGCCACCCCAAAACGTTGCCTTGTTATAGCAGTGTATTCCCGTCAGAATATTAGCCTGACCTTTCAATAGCACTCCAATGGCAGCTGAGAAGATTGCAACATCTGTTATTGCATTATCATTGCTAGCCAGCTCAATGGCAGTGCCtgagaaatctctttcacctTTATCTCCACCAACTGTGGAATGTTGCCCTAAGAAGCAGCTTGATATGAAGGCCTCGTGGCCTTTCTGGACTAGAATTCCTTGTGTTGTGAAGTGTACAAAGAAGCAATTGTTGATGCGAATTCTTGCAGAATCTATGATGAAAATGCCTCCTCCTCTGTACCTTGAATCGAAGAGAATGTCCCTGAAGATTATGTCCTCGTAGTAGATGCCTATACCCTGGTCTTTTCTGTCTCTCAAACCTGGAAGATCATGAATGGAATCTGAATTATCAAGTGGTTTGGAATTTGGTGACCATACTTCAATCAGATGCCTATCTTCTGGAAATGTGTCTGATGCTCGCAAAGTTCCTCCTTTTACCTAATTCAATACATGTATGGATACAATATCTTTTAAAGATCAGCCACTGTatcaaaaagaaagaagttatATTGTGTATCTGTAATTTCTTTGATACCATTAATTTTGATTTAGCGTGGAAATCGAAATCTCACAACGACTCCAATAttactaaattaaaatatatttattatttgtattttttttaactaCACATAAaagtataattatattaaaaaaaaagaactttGGGAGAATTGatttacattttttattttttatattaccaAATTTTTACTCCTTCAAAATCTTACtgtttttattgatgataataataaagagactaaaattattaattttaaaataataaaaatcaaaattttagactaattttattattttatccttTCAACCGTAGAGAAACATGAAATGTATGTGGAAACTTTCTCATTACtattattgtaaaaaaaaaaaatctatttcatTTATAGCATAAACACAAATAAAAAAGACCCAAACACAattaatttaactacataaaaatTTCTCACTTAGATTAATTACAAATTAAAGTTCCATAACACCTCTTGTTCTTGCTTGCTTTCACTTTCACTATCTTCACtcacaaaatcctaattcgaggaTGCTAATTTTTGtttgtacttttttttttatcaattatcattttaaatttatctaaaaatttttattttattaaattaccaTGTTAATAAGAAGTGTCGTTATgtaaaaaagaaatataaatattattaccaATTATTTTGCTTTTAATAAGAACTTGATAGTAgaagtgtatttttttttttaagaaagaaATAGgattgtattattcaattataatATAAATGTTAAACATGAAAGTCGATATAGAGTGATTCAATTATAACtttcatttaattaataattCTTGCAAATTTTGATTTTGGATTATTGATTCGTTTAATTGAATGTTTACtcctatttgatgaaatatagtgatttaattatagaaattatttttaatgaagaatATAAAACTCTCAAAAATTAATTCAAAGGCAAACCAATATTCCTTTAGTTTAATACTCCTTCCGTCTCATAAAAgtctattttttatttattttaaattataaatatttgccattttaaaatagtaatttatttattaatttgttaataagtttatatttaatatacattaaaaaaaataaaatcgtattaaaaaaatctattaattcaaataataatttaataatactaatgatttaatttttaatggagTAATATGAGTAAAAGATATAttaaaaagattaaattatataaaacataaatatgcctatagtaaaaaaaaatgcaaaattatTTCAAATGCAAATCAATGGTTTAATACTTAAAAAGTGAACATTGATCCGTTTCATATTTAAAAGTTGGGTACTGTATGTATATTatcttatattatattaatatattaccaTATAATAAAGATGAATCCGAATTCTATCAATGTAAATAATTTCAATTTGAAGAGCGCGcgaacacacacatatatatatatatatatatatatatatatataattttgggTAAATTCACTGTTCCTGTGAACAAGATTCTTctctttattatttatttttcttttagtattagttttaaaatttttgtttagCGAGCTTTCCTCCTGTTAAATGATACTGCTAGTGACAATGTTTAACTTGCGGCTAGAGGCCCAAAGTCAAAAGCAAAATTTTAAATtgcatatattaaaatttaatatatatatatatatatatattcttttttttaatttttatattattttttcacataatatattaaaatatatttgcaTTTACTgttcataataattttattttattttaatttttttcagatTATTTTTACTCTTTTTCAAAAAAATGACACATCATCCAATGCTCGTCTCCGCTGTGACCCCAACACTCACCCAAACACTAttttcctttaaatttttttaatttttttttaaatttattttattttcaaccatttaaatatgatttatgtaattttttttattttctttctctttATATTTTAATGTTCTTGCaaatactttttaaaatttttaaaattatatttttagatTATTGATTCTTTTACAAAATATATGCATTTACTACTAGCAAGAGTGgtgcttttttattattttattaatttttcaatttttttttataatttcttttttcACAAGAATGTTAGAACCATCCAATGTTTCATCTCTTTCATAACTTTATAAAGCACCCAAACGCCATTTTCTTTTaagtatattttttaatttttaaaaattttataattttaatttattttagtttttcAATCACTTAAATATTGCTTATATAATCacttatttttttaatgttattaGATTTATACTAATTGTTATTTTTATTACaatctttaaatatatatatatatatatggtaacaATAATTTTGCAAATaaatgtatttttttattataaaaaataataatctaATTTCTAATCATTGTAAAATACAAGAAGGAAAAAGATATGCAATAATTTATAAACGAGTGGCAGCGCGTGGGTAACTTCACTTGTATACACCACAGGGAATCCCAAGTCACTGTTTTgagattttcatttcttttttactttttttttacccTTTTTTGCAAACATtttttcctttaaaatatttattacattttatttaatttatattttccaTTACTTATGTgtgtttgtatatatatatatatatatatatatatcaattcaaattatttttctgattttcaattttttttaattttaattgcttttaaattattgaataattattattatcattctaGAAAATTTTgggacaattttaatttttaataaagtaTAATTCTCTATTCTAATAACAATGTTATAATCATTTTACTTTGTTACAGGTTCTtctcttttgaatttttattttgtaaaatttttattttattattaaaagaaaacattttttattttatataatatatattaaaatcttttgatatattattttatttttttccttttttaattagttaaattttttgaattagaaagaatcccttttaaatttttatttaattttttattttcttaaatatttttctcatttcaattgtttataaattatttaattattattatttttattaaaaaattttaaaacaattttattttgtaataaaatattatattgtgATGACTTTATTCTATTTTGATTCCTTATttctgtatttttatttttatttttttattttattactaaaactgaaaaattttctttttaatttttatgtcatttatatTGAAATCTTTTGACATGTtactattttttttcttcttttcaattggttaaatcttttaaattagaaGGAACGTTTAAATcactttcaaatttttatttaagtgtttcattttattagttgaatttttaatttctatttatttatctaaatttttaaaccaattaatttttcatatatgaattcatttttttttacaattttttctattattatcattttaattgttgtaaattaTCTAACTTTTTAACTGTTAAATTTTCATGAATTATATTATctttattaaatcaattttaagataattttgttttataataaaatatatcttACTCTATACACCaacattatattaataaaatatcatatttcatttcatcaaatttaatttattttagcaatatttcttatgCCTTTTTTTTTCTACAGAGACTGCATTAAAATAATAAggatttaattgaaattataattctttttgttattattattattattattattattattattattattattattattattattattattattattattattattatttaaaaatattacctATATACCTTTCCATAATATCTATTTAAAGTTGTTAGTCCATTAAATTTGTAGATTTGATTTATGAGTAACAACTAAATATATTTGCTTACTTTTAAATTCTGATGTAATTtacaatatatttaatttatttttaataattaaaatattttaaaacaatGTACAATACATTATTTTTAGATAGTAAATCTTTTACCATAAGAATAGTGTTAGGCTTTTCTTAGATgagttaactaattaatttattttttaaccaatattattattatcttaTGTTATAACCAAACTTTACAACGAAAAACTTTTTACAAtccaattatattttatttaatgtattataataaaaaaataataactattatattattaatattaattagttttgaaataaactaaatatatatatatatatatatatatatatatataattaatatgtaatataataaatgattaaaattttattataatgaaattgattaaacgtttttaataattatttgatAAATAATAGATTTGTTTTATAAGATGTAATtagtatattttttatataaatatattttttattaattatattaatataataaacattaaaaaaaaataatacccACAGCATTTATTAGACACCCTCTTTATTTGTTTATTAAAGGACACATACCCAATTTATTTATGCATTGAAAGTTGGCGTCAAACTCAACCACAGCCCTAGGGCCATTGAATTTTGCGTTTCTCTAAGACATGGCGAAGCTATTGGTGGAAGATTACAGTTGGAAAGTGATGCTTTCAGGGGCTGAGCTTCTGATagcaattaataataatttttttttaactcaattaataataaaattgatGAGAAGCAGCAGCtggatttttatttgtttttattatttaatattaaaaatttatataattattttaattaaattaaaattaatatttagctGTTGTTTATTACCCttgtcatttatttttatttatttattgaaatttttgtatgtatttaataaattatttaaattataataaattttttttaatttaattaaattattatttattttatttaattgaaaaaggaGGAGAGAAGTGATaagtcataaaaaaaattaaaaaaataattattatatttaataaaaataaaataaaattaaaaattttattaatgcactttaataattttaaaatgacaTGTAACCCGGATAATACCAATTTTGAAAAGCTAAATATTTAGGGAGTATTTTAAAATAAGGTCGCATTCCAGTATGACAGCACAACACGACAATATGACACAAAACCACATGCAAAGAAGCAAACAGTGACCTCAAAATCTTCCATTTTctgtaaattatattttattagtaAACCAATTAAAAGTTCGCGTCCTTATTTTTTTTCGTAATTTTGTCAAATACAGATAATTttaggaaaattaaaatattatttttagccTAATCACAAAGCtgctaaattttataaaaataattaaatatcaagcataatgtaaattaaaatcaTAATCAGATTCATATATTCAATTacaatattttctcatcaattgatctgatttttaataattttttttttcatgtattCAATTACTATTTTCCCTTtagtttgatttttatttttttttttaattttttattttttattctaataatgtgtataaatatatatatatatatatatatatatatatatatatatgtgtgcacGCGCGTAAATCTACGATGGCACTATCAATGATGGCATTAAAAACTAAAAATACTAATCAATTTTCACTATCAATGATGGCATTAAAATCACTTTTAAAAttctattaaaatatttttaaaattatgaagaTTTGAATTAAAATCAGTAAAAATAGGGAAATAGGAGACTACGATTAACCTCAATGTTGGCTCCACCAGCAGCTGGAAACCTGATGGGTTTGCTGATTTTGTAATTTCCACCTTGCAAATCAATTACAACACCACCC belongs to Hevea brasiliensis isolate MT/VB/25A 57/8 chromosome 4, ASM3005281v1, whole genome shotgun sequence and includes:
- the LOC110670104 gene encoding polygalacturonase QRT3 isoform X2, encoding MEIKIMRSFEVVVWLLLLLLVEEKSCGMKQQNKLREMEAKLQEIAAAEATLYSFASLLVSETKQIGRVLYPTGYGADPSGEEESSDAILKALNDAFQLQNGLELLPGINDLGGVVIDLQGGNYKISKPIRFPAAGGANIEVKGGTLRASDTFPEDRHLIEVWSPNSKPLDNSDSIHDLPGLRDRKDQGIGIYYEDIIFRDILFDSRYRGGGIFIIDSARIRINNCFFVHFTTQGILVQKGHEAFISSCFLGQHSTVGGDKGERDFSGTAIELASNDNAITDVAIFSAAIGVLLKGQANILTGIHCYNKATFWGGIGVLVKQFASLTRIDNCYLDYNSVVIEDPVQVHVTDGLFLGDGNVVLKAIKGKISGVNIVNNMFNGNPKNMVPIVRLDGIFTSVDQVVIDKNNVNGMSLKSTTGRQTVAGNGTRWAADFSSLLIFPDMINHFQFSFYSSEKGLLPVHAAVTNVSNNVVVVESDKAVNGVVSIVVDQYNMVGEGIVFM
- the LOC110670104 gene encoding polygalacturonase QRT3 isoform X1, with the protein product MEIKIMRSFEVVVWLLLLLLVEEKSCGMKQQNKLREMEAKLQEIAAAEATLYSFASLLVSETKQKIGRVLYPTGYGADPSGEEESSDAILKALNDAFQLQNGLELLPGINDLGGVVIDLQGGNYKISKPIRFPAAGGANIEVKGGTLRASDTFPEDRHLIEVWSPNSKPLDNSDSIHDLPGLRDRKDQGIGIYYEDIIFRDILFDSRYRGGGIFIIDSARIRINNCFFVHFTTQGILVQKGHEAFISSCFLGQHSTVGGDKGERDFSGTAIELASNDNAITDVAIFSAAIGVLLKGQANILTGIHCYNKATFWGGIGVLVKQFASLTRIDNCYLDYNSVVIEDPVQVHVTDGLFLGDGNVVLKAIKGKISGVNIVNNMFNGNPKNMVPIVRLDGIFTSVDQVVIDKNNVNGMSLKSTTGRQTVAGNGTRWAADFSSLLIFPDMINHFQFSFYSSEKGLLPVHAAVTNVSNNVVVVESDKAVNGVVSIVVDQYNMVGEGIVFM